The DNA region CGGCGGGCACTGCGACCAGCGCGGGACTACGACCAGTACGGGACCAGGGCAAGCGCGGGACCATGTCGTAGAGCGGGCGCTACGACCGTCCGGAGCGATACGACCGACCGCCCCGGCACCAGGACCAGGCCCAGGACCAGCCAACCCAGGCCCCACACCCGACCCAGGGACTACGACCAAGCCGCCACCACGTATCCCACGCCGTAGGGCGCGTCCTCGTACAGGAGCGCGCCCGCGAGCCCCGCGCCCTCGGCGGCGCCCGCGAGCACCTGCCAGGGTGCGCGGCCGGAGGCCTTCAACTCGTACGCCAGCTCCGCGTCCAGTGTCTTGAGCGCGGCCACGTCGGCCGTTCCGAGCGCATGCGCCACCTCCGCGTCGAAGCCCGCCGCCCGGTCGTCCAGATACCCGGGCGCCTTGAGCGTGCGGCATGCGCTGGCGTCGCCCATCACCAGCAACGCCACCCGCTCGCCCCGCTCGGCGATTTCCCTTCCGCTTTGGATACACCGCTCGGCCGCGAGAGGTTCCCCCACACCGAGACCTTCGACGGGGGCGTCCGACCAGTTCGTACGACCGAGCAGCCAGGCCGCGACCGCGAGCGACGGCGGCAGGGGCCGATCGGCGCCCTCGACGGGGCCGGATCCGGCCGGGCCTTCCAGCGTCCGGGCCCCGTTCCCGCCCAGCCTGACGTCGAGATCCACGCCGAAGCCGTGGAACGTGCCCCGGGCGCCCTCCGGGTGGGGTCCGCGGCCGCTCTGGTCGGCGGGACCCACGACCACCAGCCGGTCGGGCCGCGCGGCGGCCAGGACCCCCAGCGCGTCCGTGCAGGCGGCACGCGCGGTGTCCAGTTCGGGTGCGGCGCCCGCGGCGACGTCGGGCACTAGGAGGGGCGGGCAGGGGCAGACGGCGGCGGCGACAAGCATGATCGGCAGCGTAGCCCCGTGCGGCGGCCGGACGGCACTCCTCCTCGGCGGCCGGATGTCACTCCTCGGTGGAGCTCGTCGCCACACCCCGCCCAACGCAACGCCATACCCAACACCACGCCCCGCCCGCTCCGCCGGACGTCACTCCTCGATCAGCACGTCCGTGAGGTCGATGACCGTGAGGAGGAGCACGACGAGCTTGCCGTCGCTGATGACGTACTCGACGAACAGGTTCCGGGAGAGGGCTATCTCGCGGGTCGACTCGTCGCCGCCCACGGCGTGCGACAGCTTGTGGCGCGGGTCGGCGACCAGTATGGCCAGCCCGCGGTCCAGCACCTCCCGGCGCTCGACGGGAAGGCTGTCCCGGACGCGTGCGGCGCGCTCGGTGAACTCCACGCTGTACGGCATGAGGGACCCCTTCCCGGCCCGTGACGCGGTCAGTCGCAGCCGCACCCGCTGCCCGTGGCGACCGGCAGCGGCTCCGGCGCCCCGATCTTCGGCAGCCCCAGCATGACGCCCACCGGCTTCGCGGCCTCGGTGGCGTTGCGCTTGTCCCAGGCGTCCCCCGCGCGCGTGCGGCGCACATCGAGGACGGCGCCCTCGGCGAGCAGGTGGTGCGGGGCGGCGTACGTGATCTCGACGGTGACGACGTCGCCGGGGCGGACCTCGGTGTCGGGCTTGGTGAAGTGCACCAGGCGGTTGTCGGCGGCGCGGCCGGAGAGGCGGTGGGTGGCGCCGTCCTTGCGCCCCTCGCCCTCGGCGACCATCAGCTCCAGTGTGCGGCCGACCTGCTTCTTGTTCTCGTCCCAGGAGATCTCCTCCTGGAGGGCGACGAGACGCTCGTAGCGCGCCTGCACGACCTTCTTGGGGATCTGACCCTCCATGGTGGCCGCAGGGGTGCCGGGGCGCTTGGAGTACTGGAACGTAAACGCTTGCGCGAATCGGGCCTCGCGGACCGCGTGCAGGGTCTGCTCGAAGTCCTCCTCGGTCTCGCCGGGGAAGCCCACGATGATGTCGGTGGTGATCGCGGCGTGCGGGATCGCGGCGCGGACCTTGTCGATGATCCCGAGGTACCGCTCCTGCCGGTACGAGCGGCGCATCGCCTTCAGGACGGTGTCCGAACCGGACTGCATCGGCATGTGCAGCTGCGGCATGACGTTCGGGGTCTCGGCCATCGCGGCGATGACGTCGTCCGTGAAGTCGCGCGGATGCGGCGAGGTGAAGCGGACGCGCTCCAGGCCCGCGATCTTCCCGCAGGCCCGCAGGAGCTTGCTGAACGCCTCACGGTCGCCGATGTCGGAGCCGTAAGCGTTTACGTTCTGCCCGAGCAGCGTGATCTCGGAGACGCCCTCGCCGACCAGGGCCTCGATCTCGGCGAGGATGTCGCCGGTCCTTCGGTCCTTCTCCTTGCCTCGCAGCGCCGGGACGATGCAGAAGGTGCAGGTGTTGTTGCAACCGACGGAGATGGAGACCCAGGCCGCGTACGCGCTCTCGCGGCGGGTCGGCAGCGTCGAGGGGAACGCTTCGAGCGACTCGGCGATCTCGACCTGTGCCTCTTCCTGTACACGGGCGCGCTCCAGGAGGACGGGCAGCTTGCCGATGTTGTGCGTACCGAAGACGACGTCGACCCAGGGCGCCTTCTTCACGATGGTGTCCCGGTCCTTCTGGGCGAGGCAGCCGCCGACGGCGATCTGCATGCCGGGCCGCTTCGTCTTCATCGGCGCGAGCCTGCCGAGGTTGCCGTAGAGACGGTTGTCGGCGTTCTCCCGCACCGCGCAGGTGTTGAAGACGACGACGTCCGCGTCACCGTCGGAACCCTCGGGCGCACGTACGTATCCGGCGTCCTCGAGCAGCCCGGAGAGCCGTTCCGAGTCGTGGACGTTCATCTGACATCCGTAAGTGCGTACTTCATACGTTCTCGTCAGGTCCACTGCACGGCTCCGGTCGCTGCTGCTCATGCGACAAGGGTAGGCGGTGCCCGGAGTACGTCCGGCCCTGGCGCCTGTCGTGCGGGGGCCGGCGGACCTCGGCGCTCGCGTCCGGAGGCCCGGCCCTGGTCATCGTGGGCGGTGTGCTGGCAGGATCGCGCGCATGTTCCAGGCATTTTCCCGTATCGGCAGACGCCGGGCCCTGCAGGGTTCGGCCGCCGCCTTCGTGGCCTTCGGGCTGCTCCTGTGGTGGCTGCTGCCCCTGGGCAAGAGCTCACCGGACGGGACGGTGTCCTTCAGTACGGGATCGGCGTCCGGCGTGTACCAGCTGTACGGGACGCTGCTGCAGGAGGCGCTCGCGAAGGACATGCCCCGCCTGAAGGTGGAGCTGGAAGGGAGCGAGGGCTCGCAGCAGAACGTGCAGCGGGTCGCCACCGGGCAGGCCGATTTCACCATCGCGGCCGCCGACGCGGTGGCGAAGTACCAGCGGGAGGGCGGCCGGGGCGCGGACCTGCTGCGCGGCTGCGCCCGGCTGTACGACGACTATGTGCACGTGGTCGTCCCCCAGAGTTCCACCGTGGAGACCATCGGGGAGCTGAAGGGCAAGCGGGTCGCGGTGGGGCCGCGCGGCTCCGGGGTGCGGCTGATCGCCGAGCATGTGCTGGCAGCGGCCGGCCTCGACCTGGACAAGGACATCCAGCCGGTGTCCGTCGGCATAGGAGACATGCCGGAGCTGCTCGAATCGAAGAAGATCGACGCCTTCTTCTGGTCCGGCGGGCTCCCGACGAAAGCCGTGAGTGACCTCTCGGACAGGACCGACATCAGGCTGCTCCAGATCACCCCCGACCTCGTGAAGAAGCTGCACGAACAAGGCCAGGAAGCCGAGTACTACCGGTCCGCCGTCATGCCGGCGGATGCCTATCCCCGTGCCCAGTCCGGAGAATCCGTGCAGACGGTGGCGGTGGCGAACCTGCTCGTGACCCGGGCGGGGACGGACGCGGAGCTGACCGAGGGGATGACCCGCACGGTGATCCACAGTCGCGACCGCATCGGCGAGGAGGTGCACGCGGCACAGCGTGTGGACCTGCGGACCGCCATCTACACGGATCCGCTGGACCTGGACGAGGGTGCGAGTCGCTACTACCGCTCGGTCAAGCCGTAGCGGTTCGAACGGCGGCAGGTCAGGGGGCGGCACAGGCGCCGCTCGCGCGGCCGTTCAGGTTCCCGGCACCGTCCGCGGCACGCTCACCGTCACCTTCAGGCCGTGCGGCTCGTGGTGCTCGTACGCGATGGCGCCGCCGCCCGCCGCGAGCAGGGCCCGGGAGATGGACAGGCCGAGGCCGGAGCCCTTGACGTTCTGGTGGCCGGGGCTGCGCCAGAAGCGGTCGCCGACACGGGTGAGCTCCTCGTCGCTGAGTCCGGGACCGAGGTCGGTGACGACGATGGTCGAGACCTCGCCGTTGGAGGCCACCTCGACCTCGACGGACTTTCCCTCGGGGGTGAACTTCAGCGCGTTGTCGATCACGGCGTCCAGGGCGCTGGAGAGGGCGACGGGGTCGGCCCACGCGGTCGTGGCGGGGCAGGTCCCGACGAGTCGTACGCCCTTGTCGTCTGCGACCGGCGACCAGGACGCCACGCGCTCGGCGGTCAGCTCACCGATGTCGGTGAGCCGCAGGTCCGCCTCGGCGTGCTCGGCGAGGGCGAGGTCCAGCAGGTCGTCCAGGACCTGCGCGAGACGCTTGCCCTCGGTGCGGACGGAGGCGATCTCCTCGTTGCCCTCGGGGAGTTCCAGGGCGAGCAGTTCGATGCGCAGCAGCAGGGCGGACAGGGGGTTGCGCAGCTGGTGCGAGGCGTCGGCGACGAAGGCGCGCTGCTGTTCCAGCACGTCCTCGACGTTGTCTGCCATCTCGTTGAACGACCGGGCCAGGCGCCTGAGTTCCGGCGGCCCGCCCGCGGCCGCGACACGGGACTTCAGGCGGCCGGTCGCGATGTCGTGGGTGGTGGCGTCGAGGACGCGTACGGGCCGCAGCACCCAGCCGGTCAGGCGCAGCGCGGCGCTGAGTGCGAGGAGCATCGCGGCGATCTCACCGACGCCGATGACCAGCCAGCCGCGCAGGATCTGCGAGCGCATCTGTCCGGTTGGCGAGTCGGTGACCACGACGGCGATGACGTCACCGTCCCGGATGACGGGGGATGCCACGACGAGACGGTCCCGCTGCCACGGCCAGACCTGTGCGGGGTCGTGGCTGCGGCGGCTCTGGAAGGCCTCGGCGAAGGCGTCGCGGGCCTCGCCCTTCACGGGGATGTACCAGTCCGCGGGCGCCTTGGCCATGATGCTGTCGCGGTAGAACACGCCGACCTTGATGCCGTACAGCCCGTTGTACTTGATGAGTTCCCTGCCGAGCGTGTTGAGGCGCTCGTCCGAGGCGTCGACGCGTGAGCCCTTCGGCGGGTCGGTGACGAACTGTGCGAGGGACGCGAAGCGGGCCGTGTCGTCGATCCGGTCGACGACCACCTTCTGCTGCTGGGCGGCCGCCAGGCTGACGGCGAGGGGGACGCCGAGGGCGAGCAGTACGGCCGCCATCAGGACGATGAGCAGCGGGAGGAGACGTGCGCGCACCTGGCCCCGCTACGCGGCGGGCGCGACGAGCCGGTACCCGACGCCGCGCACGGTCTCGATCAGGGCCGGCATGCGCAGCTTGGAGCGCAGGGACGCGACGTGCACCTCCAGGGTGCGGCCGGTCCCCTCCCAGCTGGTACGCCAGACCTCGCTGATGATCTGTTCCCGCCGGAACACCACGCCAGGACGCTGGGCGAGGAGTGCGAGAAGGTCGAACTCCTTGCGGGTCAGTTGGACAACCGAACCGTCCACGCTGACCTGGCGGGTGGGCAGTTCGATCCGTACGGGGCCCAGGTTCAGTGCGGTCTCGCCGGGGGCCGCGGTCTCGTCGGCGACGTTGCGCCGGCTGACGGCGTGGATACGGGCGAGGAGTTCCCCGGTGTCGTACGGCTTCACCACGTAGTCGTCGGCGCCGAGGTTGAGGCCGTGGATCCGGGAGCGTACGTCGGCGCGCGCGGTGACCATGATCACGGGGATGCTGGTGCGCTTGCGGATCTTGCCGCAGACCTCGTAGCCGTCCTGGTCGGGCAGGCCGAGGTCGAGGAGCACCACTCCGAAGCCGGCGCCTTCGGGAACGAGCGCCTGGAGGGCCTCCTCGCCACTGCGGGCGTGGGTCACGTCGAAGCCGTGACGTGCGAGAACCGCGGACAGAGCGGCGGCCACGTGGTTGTCGTCCTCGACGAGGAGCAGTCTCATCCCGGCCCCCTTCGGTTCATCGGTCGTACGTTTTCGGTGGATAGACGTGGGCACGCGCGCGTGCCCCCTGGAAGTCAGTCCGATGACGCTGCAGGCGTCAAGTGTGTTCGGGGCGCGGCCGACTTCCGTTACGCAGCCGGTACGTGCCCGCCGCGGCCTTCACGAAGAGTGTCCGGTTGCTACCAGATCGTTATGCTCAATTTCCCCTCAGATGTAATGACGCTGGTCGTGCGGCATCACTACTGTCCTCCGCAACCGAGGAGGACGGAGCAAGAGGCCGATGACCGAAGTATCGGTGACCAAGGACGCCGTACCCGCGGCCGACGATCTGGTCGTACTGAAGAACGTCAACAAGCACTTCGGTGCGTTGCACGTGCTCCAGGACATCGACCTGACGATCGCGCGTGGTGAGGTCGTCGTGGTCATCGGGCCCTCCGGGTCCGGAAAGTCCACCCTGTGCCGCGCCATCAATCGCCTGGAGATGATCGACTCGGGAGACATCTCGATCGACGGCAAGCCGCTGCCCGAGGAGGGCAAGGAACTGGCCCGGCTGCGGGCCGATGTCGGCATGGTCTTCCAGTCCTTCAACCTCTTCGCGCACAAGACGGTGCTCGAGAACGTGATGCTGGGCCAGCTCAAGGTCCGTAAGGCGGACAAGAAGGCCGCGGAGGAGAAGGCCCGCGGGCTGCTCGACCGGGTGGGTGTCGCCACGCAGGCGGACAAGTACCCCGCCCAGCTCTCCGGCGGTCAGCAGCAGCGTGTCGCGATCGCGCGGGCGCTGGCGATGGACCCCAAGGTCATGCTCTTCGACGAGCCGACGTCGGCTCTCGACCCGGAGATGATCAACGAGGTCCTGGAAGTCATGCAGCAGCTTGCGCGTGACGGGATGACGATGGTTGTAGTCACACACGAGATGGGTTTCGCCCGTTCGGCCGCCAACCGCGTCGTCTTCATGGCGGACGGGCGCATCGTCGAAGAGGCTGTGCCGGACCAGTTCTTCAGCAACCCCCGCAGCGACCGGGCGAAGGACTTCCTGTCGAAGATCCTGCACCACTGACGGCCTGCGTCACCCGCCACCGACGGATCGCACATCTTCACCACTCAAAGGATGTTCACCATGAAGCTCCGCAAGGTCACCGCCGCCTCGGCCGCCGTCCTCGCACTCGCCCTCACGGCCACCGCCTGCGGTTCGGACGACAAGGACAGCGACAGCGCTGACACCGGCTCCGGCGGCAGCAAGAAGATCACCATCGGCATCAAGTTCGACCAGCCCGGCATCGGCCAGAAAACGCCGCAGGGCTACGAGGGCTTCGACGTCGACGTCGCGACGTACGTCGCCAAGCAGCTCGGTTACAACGCGGACCAGATCCAGTGGAAGGAAGCGAAGAGCGCCGACCGCGAGACCATGCTCCAGCGTGGTGACGTCGACTTCATCGCCGCCTCCTACTCGATCAACGACGAGCGCGCCGCGAAGGTCGACTTCGCCGGTCCGTACCTCCTGGCCCACCAGGACGTCCTGATCCGCGCCGACGACGACTCGATCAAGACGCCGAAGGACCTCAACGACAAGAAGCTGTGTTCGGTGACGGGCTCCACCTCGGCGCAGAACGTCAAGGACAAGCTCGCCCCCAAGGCTCAGCTGCAGGAGTACCCGACGTACTCGGCCTGCCTGACCGGTGTCCAGAGCGGCCAGCTCGACGCGCTGACCACGGACGACTCGATCCTCGCCGGCTACGCCTCGCAGGCGAACTTCAAGGGCAAGTTCAAGCTCGGCGGCTTCAAGATGACCAACGAGAACTACGGCATCGGCGTCAAGAAGGGCAGCGACCTCAAGGCCAAGATCGACACGGCTCTCGAGAAGATGGTCTCCGACGGTGCGTGGGAGAAGGCCGTGACGGCCAACTTCGGCCCGGCGAACTACAAGAACGAGCCCGCCCCGAAGATCGGCAACATCGTCAAGTGAAGCGGGACCTGACCTGACAGGTGCGCCGTCCTCCGGGGCGGCGCACCTGTCAGGACGGCCCCTCCCCACACGCGGAAGCGCGGGAGATCGTGTTCGACTTTCTTGAAGGTTACGACCTGTGGGAAGCCTTCTGGACGACGGTGCAACTGACCGTCCTGTCCGCCGTCGGCTCCCTGATCTGGGGGACCCTGCTGGCCGCCATGCGGGTCGGCCCGGTGCCTCTCATGCGCGGTTTCGGTACCGCCTACGTCAACATCGTGCGGAACATCCCGCTCACCGTGATCATCCTGTTCGCCTCGCTCGGCCTGAACCAGACGCTGGGTATCAGCCTCGGATCGGACCAGGTCGACACCACGAACTTCCGGCTCGCGGTGCTCGGTCTGATCATGTACACCTCGGCGTTCGTGTGTGAGGCACTGCGGTCCGGCATCAACACGGTGCCTGTCGGCCAGGCCGAGGCGGCACGCGCCATCGGCCTGAACTTCACGCAGGTGCTGACGCTGATCGTGCTGCCCCAGGCATTCCGTTCGGTCGTGGGCCCGCTGGCGAACGTCCTGATCGCGTTGACCAAGAACACCACGGTGGCCGCCGCGATCGGTGTCGCCGAGGCGGCGCTGCTGATGAAGGAGATGATCGAGAACGAGGCGCAGCTCATCGCGATCTCCGCGGTCTTCGCATTCGGATTCGTGTGTCTGACGCTGCCGACCGGTCTGATCCTCGGCTGGGTGAGCAAGAAGGTGGCGGTGAAGCGATGAGCTCGGTCCTCTACGACGCCCAGGGCCCGCGGGCCAAGCGGCGGAACATCGTGTTCTCCGTGGTGTTCCTCGCCGCCCTCGCCGCGGTGCTGTGGTGGGTGTACACCATGCTGGACGAGAAGGGCCAGCTCGAGTGGGTGCTGTGGAAGCCCTTCTTCACCGACACCGAAGTCTGGAGCACGTACCTCTGGCCGGGGCTCCAGAACACGCTCAAGGCCGCGGCGCTCTCCATGGTCATCGCACTGCCGCTCGGTGCCGTCCTCGGTATCGCCCGGCTGTCCGAGCACGCCTGGGTACGCGTCCCGGCCGGCGCTGTGGTGGAGTTCTTCCGCGCCATCCCGGTGCTGGTCCTCATGATCTTCGGCCTCGCGCTGTTCTCGGAGTACACGAACGTCAACGCGGACGACCGTCCGCTGTACGCGGTCGTCACCGGCCTGGTGCTCTACAACTCCTCGGTCCTCGCGGAGATCGTCCGGGCAGGCATCCTGTCGCTGCCCAGGGGCCAGGCCGAGGCGGCGTTGGCGGTCGGTCTGCGCAAGAACCAGGTGATGCGGTTCATCCTGCTGCCACAGGCGGTCACGGCGATGCTGCCGGCGATCGTCAGCCAGCTCGTGGTGATCGTGAAGGACACGGCACTCGGTGGCGCCGTCCTCACCTTCTCCGACCTGATGGCGGCCGTCAGCCCGATGAGCGCCTACTACGGCGCGAACACCATCGCCAGCTTCACGATCGTCGCTGTGATCTACATCGTGATCAACTTCGCCCTCACGAGCTTCGCGAGCTGGCTGGAGGGCAGGCTGCGCCGCGGCAAGAAGTCCACCGGCGCGGTCCTCGGAGTGGACGCGGTCGACGAGCTCAGCGCGCCCGGCGACCACGTGGACGTCACCCACGAGGTCGACAAGGGTCCGTGAACGAACCGCGCACACCGAAGAACTGACGAGATGTGAGCAACCGGAGGCAGTGGCATGATCGCCACTGCCTCCGTCACTTGACGCAAGCACCGGCAATGGGTTGCATACGTTCTGTGATCGTGCACCCCGCTCCACCTGCCTCTCCCGGTAAGACACTCGGCACACCTCTCCGGGCAGGGGGCGCCGCGCCGTGGACCCGGTGATCATCGTCGGAGCGGGGCCCGTCGGACTCACGCTCGCCCTGGCGCTGGCCCGCCAGGAGGTCCCGTCCATCGTTCTGGACGAGGGTCCCGGCAAGGACGAACAGAGGCTCGCGCGCACGGTCGTACTGCGTGAGGACACCACCGCGCTGGTCGAGCGGCTGACGGGGTTCCCGCTCGCCGAGGCCGGTTTCCGTTGGGCCGGATGGCGGTCGATGCGGCGCAAGCAGGTGATGCGGCAGATCACGTTCGGCGACGACGAGCCCGCACCCCTGCACGTCCCCCAGCACGTACTGACCGCCGCGCTCAGAGCAGCCATCGCGACCGAGCGCCTGGTCAAGGTCGCCGTGGACAGCCGCCTCGACTCGATCGAGCAGGAGACCTCGGGCGTCACGGCGCACACCCGCGAGCCCAAGGGCACGTGGTGGCGCGGCAGCTATCTGATCGGCTGCGACGGACCGCGTTCGACGGTGCGCAAGCTCCAGGACATCCGCTTCCCAGGTCGCACCGCCGTCGAGCGACACGCCGTCGCCGCGCTGCGTACGGAACTTCCGTGGCCCGGCGAGGCGTTGTTGCACCGGATGCCGCCGTGGCGGACGTCGGGCCCCTCGGCCGGGGAGGTGACCGCGCGTCCGCTCGCCGACGACGTGTGGCGCCTGGACTGGCTGCTGCCGCCGGGCAAGGACCTGGTCACGCCGGACCTGCTGGTGGCCCGCGTGCGCGAGACCCTCGCGGGCTGGAGCGGGGGCACCACACCCCCGTACGAACTGCTGGACACCGGAGTCCACACAGTGCATCACCGGCTGGCGCGCCGGTGGCGGGCCGGCCGTGTCTTCCTGGCCGGGGACGCCGCGCATCTGCTCGGTGCGCTCGGTACGCAGGGTCTCGACGACGGCCTGCGGGACGCCGACAACCTCGCGTGGAAGCTGTCCCTCGCCTGGCACCACGGCCCTCACGAGGCGCTGCTCGACAGTTACCAGGTGGAGCGGCGCGCGGTCGTCGCCGCCCGCCTGCGCGCCGCGGACCAGGCGCTGCCGATACTGCGGGCCGGAGGCCTGCGCTCCGCGGTGCCCGGGTCGGCGCGCGGCCATGACTCGCTGCTCACCGACGGCCATCTGGGGCGCGGCCAGCTGGGCGCGCCGGGGGCGTACGCCGATTCGCCTCTCGCGCCTCCACGCGCCGAGTCGTCGGCCGAGGTCGGCACGGAGGTGGGCGATCAGGTCGCCGATGTACGGGTGACTGCGGAGGACGGTTCCTTCGTACGGCTGCGGGACAGGCTGGGCCACGGGGCGCTGCTGGTCCTGCTGATCGCGCCGGGGACCGGGGTGTGGGAGCGCAAGCACTGGGTGACTGCCGGGATCATGCCGCGTCTCGCGGCCGCCGTGACCGCGCTGCCGCACCATGCCGAGCTGCTGGTCGCGGAGAGCTACCCGGGTGCGGCGGCGCACACGGTGCTGCTGATCCGCCCGGACGGGCACCTGGTCACGGCGCTCAGCGGGGTACGCCCGGCGGATCTGTACGAGGCGGCGGAGGCGGCGCTGGGCGGCCCCCGGGCCACGGCCAAGGCCGCGGCGGGGACGTCCTGAGTGCGCTCTGTCCAGTCGGTGACACTGAGTTGACCGGTCCGGACCGTCATGGTGTACTCCGGATCGTGACCGACACCTGTGTGCGCCTGTGGCGGAGGGTCCATATGGACCTCGTCCGCTATGCGGGCTGCGTGTGTCGCCCGTCCTGCTGAATTCGCATCCTCTCCACCCGCGCGCGTCGCCGACGTCGTTCCCGCGCGCTCCACGCGAACGCTGACCAGGACGGTACCCGTGTCTGTCTCCCCTTCCCTGACGCCCTCTGCCTCCGCCGCCGCGCCGGCTCACGGCCCCACGCAGGCCGAGCTGCTCGACTTCGTCCGGCGCACGGCCGCCGACACCGAGCTGATCGCCTCTCTCCCGCTCGACCCCGAGGGCCGTACGTGGGTACGCCTCGAAGGGCCCGGCGGCAGCGAGGCGTGGCTCATCGGCTGGCCGCCCGGCACGGGCACCGGCTGGCACGACCACGCCGAGTCGGTCGGCGCCTTCCTCACGGCGTCGGGCGAACTCAAGGAGAACTCGCTCACCGCCCGGCTGCCCACGGACGGCTGGAAGACCCTCGAACTGACCGAGGACATCGACCGGGAACGGCGGCTACAGGCAGGCAAGGGCCGTTCCTTCGGTCGTCACCATGTGCACGAGGTGCTCAACGAGTCCACGGAGGAGCACGCGGTCTCCGTCCACGCGTACTACCCGCCGCTGCCGCAGATCCGCCGCTACAGCCGCAGCGGCCAGATCCTGCGCCTTGAGCAGGTCGAGCGCCCGGCGGACTGGCAGTGACCGCCGAGGGTTCCGTACGAGCCGGAAGCCCGGTCGGAATCGACGAGTTGCTGGAGCGGGTCCGTGAGGACCTCGACCGGGTCGAGGCCGACACCGCCCACGACGCCGCGCGGGCGGGCGAGGCCCTGCTGGTGGACATCCGGTACGCGGCACTGCGCGAGCGCGACGGGCTGATCCCCGGCGCCCTCGTCGTCGAACGCAACGAACTGGAGTGGCGCCTCGACCCCCATGGCAGCCATCGTGCTCCCGAAGCCACGAGCCATGACCTACGCGTCGTGATCGTCTGCAACGAGGGCTACGCGTCGAGCCTCGCGGCCGCGTCGCTGCGCCGGTTGGGCCTGCATCGGGCGACAGACCTGGTGGGCGGTTTCCAGGCCTGGCGTGCGGCCGGCCTGCCGGTGACTTCCCGGACTTCCGGTCAGACCTCCTGATCCGGCGCGC from Streptomyces sp. NBC_00258 includes:
- a CDS encoding amino acid ABC transporter permease, yielding MSSVLYDAQGPRAKRRNIVFSVVFLAALAAVLWWVYTMLDEKGQLEWVLWKPFFTDTEVWSTYLWPGLQNTLKAAALSMVIALPLGAVLGIARLSEHAWVRVPAGAVVEFFRAIPVLVLMIFGLALFSEYTNVNADDRPLYAVVTGLVLYNSSVLAEIVRAGILSLPRGQAEAALAVGLRKNQVMRFILLPQAVTAMLPAIVSQLVVIVKDTALGGAVLTFSDLMAAVSPMSAYYGANTIASFTIVAVIYIVINFALTSFASWLEGRLRRGKKSTGAVLGVDAVDELSAPGDHVDVTHEVDKGP
- a CDS encoding FAD-dependent monooxygenase, with translation MDPVIIVGAGPVGLTLALALARQEVPSIVLDEGPGKDEQRLARTVVLREDTTALVERLTGFPLAEAGFRWAGWRSMRRKQVMRQITFGDDEPAPLHVPQHVLTAALRAAIATERLVKVAVDSRLDSIEQETSGVTAHTREPKGTWWRGSYLIGCDGPRSTVRKLQDIRFPGRTAVERHAVAALRTELPWPGEALLHRMPPWRTSGPSAGEVTARPLADDVWRLDWLLPPGKDLVTPDLLVARVRETLAGWSGGTTPPYELLDTGVHTVHHRLARRWRAGRVFLAGDAAHLLGALGTQGLDDGLRDADNLAWKLSLAWHHGPHEALLDSYQVERRAVVAARLRAADQALPILRAGGLRSAVPGSARGHDSLLTDGHLGRGQLGAPGAYADSPLAPPRAESSAEVGTEVGDQVADVRVTAEDGSFVRLRDRLGHGALLVLLIAPGTGVWERKHWVTAGIMPRLAAAVTALPHHAELLVAESYPGAAAHTVLLIRPDGHLVTALSGVRPADLYEAAEAALGGPRATAKAAAGTS
- a CDS encoding putative leader peptide, translated to MRLWRRVHMDLVRYAGCVCRPSC
- a CDS encoding cysteine dioxygenase, with amino-acid sequence MSVSPSLTPSASAAAPAHGPTQAELLDFVRRTAADTELIASLPLDPEGRTWVRLEGPGGSEAWLIGWPPGTGTGWHDHAESVGAFLTASGELKENSLTARLPTDGWKTLELTEDIDRERRLQAGKGRSFGRHHVHEVLNESTEEHAVSVHAYYPPLPQIRRYSRSGQILRLEQVERPADWQ
- a CDS encoding rhodanese-like domain-containing protein; the encoded protein is MTAEGSVRAGSPVGIDELLERVREDLDRVEADTAHDAARAGEALLVDIRYAALRERDGLIPGALVVERNELEWRLDPHGSHRAPEATSHDLRVVIVCNEGYASSLAAASLRRLGLHRATDLVGGFQAWRAAGLPVTSRTSGQTS